One window from the genome of Alnus glutinosa chromosome 13, dhAlnGlut1.1, whole genome shotgun sequence encodes:
- the LOC133853949 gene encoding protein FAR1-RELATED SEQUENCE 5-like produces MVEDQNDLKQPIVRLSSFNGPREPCLSMKFDELEDAHACYNAYARRIGFSIQKNHSRLSKDKSLIGIEYVCSREGFRHQSCQKKIYINSEPAETRIGCKAIMGLKKVGLKWTVCKFISEHNHELLSPRSTSLLRGHRVVTRAQKNLIDTLNESGVPPRKIMSVLSKESGGDYNVGCISKDVENYVSNRRRFRFEEGDAQKMYNYFLERQSQNPGFVYAIQVDENGCMGNCFWADARSRAAYQYFGDVVTFDATYLTNCYKMPFVSFTGVNHHHQSVMFGCALLVNEMAESYTWLLKTWLEAMLGRAPSTIITDDDKAMGKAIAEVLPNVTHRLCLWHILQKVSEHLAHIYNKYPSFQRDFQHCIHSTITIEEFETEWSEIVGKYELVENDWLKKLYMRREKWVPAYLRTTFCAGMSTTQRSESMNKFFKDYVRSSTMVSEFVYHYEKALDARYFKEKQKDVKTKTSRPILKTCYKMEVEAAKVYT; encoded by the coding sequence ATGGTAGAAGATCAAAATGATTTGAAGCAACCAATTGTCCGCCTTTCTTCATTTAATGGTCCGAGGGAACCATGTCTTAGTATGAAATTTGATGAATTAGAAGATGCTCATGCATGTTATAATGCTTACGCAAGGCGAATAGGTTTTAgcattcaaaaaaatcattctcGACTATCGAAAGATAAGTCGTTAATTGGGATAGAATATGTTTGTTCAAGAGAAGGATTTCGTCATCAAAGTTGTCAAAAGAAAATCTATATAAATTCAGAGCCTGCCGAAACAAGGATAGGATGTAAAGCAATTATGGGTTTAAAGAAAGTGGGGTTAAAATGGACTGTATGTAAGTTCATAAGTGAACATAATCATGAGCTCCTTTCTCCTAGAAGTACAAGTTTACTTCGTGGACATAGAGTGGTAACACGTGCCCAAAAAAATCTTATAGATACTCTCAATGAGTCTGGTGTACCCCCAAGGAAGATAATGTCAGTGTTGAGTAAAGAATCAGGTGGCGACTATAATGTTGGTTGCATTTCTaaagatgttgaaaattatGTGAGCAATAGAAGAAGATTTCGTTTTGAAGAGGGAGATGCACAAAAAATGTACAATTATTTTCTTGAGAGACAATCCCAAAATCCAGGTTTTGTTTACGCAATCCAAGTAGATGAAAATGGATGCATGGGCAATTGTTTTTGGGCAGATGCTAGATCACGAGCTGCATACCAATATTTTGGAGATGTTGTTACTTTTGATGCGACTTACTTGACAAATTGTTATAAGATGCCTTTTGTTTCCTTTACTGGAGTTAACCATCATCACCAATCTGTGATGTTTGGATGTGCTTTGCTTGTAAATGAAATGGCTGAATCTTATACATGGTTGTTGAAAACATGGCTTGAGGCAATGCTTGGACGTGCTCCTTCTACAATTATCACAGATGATGACAAGGCAATGGGTAAGGCAATTGCAGAGGTATTACCAAATGTCACTCATAGATTGTGTTTGTGGCATATTTTACAAAAAGTTTCAGAACATTTggctcatatatataataaatatccGTCTTTTCAAAGAGATTTCCAGCATTGTATTCATAGCACAATCACAATTGAAGAGTTTGAGACGGAATGGAGTGAAATTGTAGGCAAGTATGAGTTGGTAGAGAATGATTGGTTGAAAAAACTCTATATGCGGCGTGAAAAGTGGGTGCCGGCTTACTTGCGAACCACATTTTGTGCTGGCATGTCTACAACTCAACGGAGTGAGAGTATGAATAAGTTTTTTAAAGATTATGTCCGTTCGAGCACAATGGTGAGTGAATTTGTCTATCACTATGAAAAAGCCTTGGATGCACGTTAttttaaagagaaacaaaaagatgTGAAGACAAAAACTTCTAGACcgattttaaaaacatgttacaaGATGGAAGTAGAGGCAGCAAAGGTTTACACATGA
- the LOC133853948 gene encoding uncharacterized protein LOC133853948, translating to MTGEFIKLPEASKVEKSREKIDACLGFSRRTKQYKVIRIFTPYICGRKEYLYDDKVAEIYTLGTRSWRSVASPPDKYNSYGGKNINLISMGVLNGHLCICDAAEFGCVCIWAVKKHGVRESWSKVFSINTETEQRWPQGLYHPLKKFKNGAIMMSLKDAVMGDNVEVLNVKSRCAKFELREEVKPLILVEEISDLASDFYTSSEESC from the exons ATGACTGGAGAATTTATCAAACTTCCAGAAGCAAGCAAGGTTGAGAAATCTAGAGAGAAGATTGATGCTTGTCTGGGCTTCAGTCGAAGAACTAAACAATATAAGGTGATAAGAATTTTCACTCCATACATCTGTGGGAGGAAAGAGTATCTGTATGACGATAAGGTGGCTGAGATATACACACTTGGGACAAGATCGTGGAGAAGTGTGGCAT CTCCCCCAGATAAGTATAACAGCTACGGTGGTAAGAATATAAATCTCATAAGCATGGGTGTTTTAAATGGTCATCTCTGCATATGTGATGCTGCTGAGTTTGGCTGTGTTTGCATATGGGCAGTGAAGAAGCACGGGGTCCGAGAATCTTGGAGTAAAGTGTTTTCTATTAATACTGAGACTGAACAACGATGGCCGCAGGGTTTATATCATCCATTGAAGAAGTTTAAGAATGGAGCAATAATGAT GTCGCTCAAGGATGCTGTGATGGGAGACAATGTAGAGGTGCTGAATGTCAAATCAAG GTGTGCAAAATTTGAGCTGCGAGAAGAAGTCAAACCTCTCATTTTGGTGGAAGAAATCAGCGATCTGGCGTCGGATTTTTATACTTCGTCTGAGGAAAGCTGCTGA